One segment of Coffea arabica cultivar ET-39 chromosome 7c, Coffea Arabica ET-39 HiFi, whole genome shotgun sequence DNA contains the following:
- the LOC113697771 gene encoding uncharacterized protein isoform X2, which produces MGEEAELERIVAGQEDKMTAEAGSGSRGDHSPLDNSKKNCHQNETDKEDAAPASSSSSPSSEDKISVNKGKSCKGCLYYSSTFKSNSRNPLCVGISRSLPHVPRYMVSQSEMEASKEGRSLTDFRYACVGYSVYPDRKDHPRDVKEGETELPVCVGIEVLVDRRVTNAGTTPAHVHNKEGMAKRRELWKATHLEVKSTT; this is translated from the exons ATGGGTGAGGAAGCGGAGCTGGAGAGGATTGTGGCGGGTCAGGAGGATAAGATGACCGCGGAGGCCGGAAGCGGTAGCCGGGGAGATCACTCTCCCCTCGACAACAGCAAGAAGAATTGCCATCAAAATGAAACAGATAAAGAAGATGCTGCCCcagcctcctcctcctcctcaccATCATCGGAGGATAAAATTAGTGTGAACAAGGGGAAATCTTGCAAGGGCTGTCTGTATtattcttcaacttttaaatCCAATTCTCGCAACCCTCTTTGCGTCGGCATCAGCCGTTCCCTTCCCCATG TACCTCGATATATGGTTAGCCAGTCTGAGATGGAGGCCTCTAAAGAGGGCAGAAGCCTTACTGATTTTAGATATGCATGTGTTGGTTACTCGGTTTACCCTGATCGGAAAGATCATCCACGTGATGTAAAAGAGGGAGAAACAGAACTGCCTGTGTGTGTTGGAATTGAG GTTCTAGTGGATAGAAGAGTCACTAATGCTGGGACTACTCCTGCTCACGTCCATAACAAAGAAG GAATGGCTAAACGAAGAGAACTTTGGAAGGCAACCCATCTTGAAGTGAAAAGCACAACCTAG
- the LOC113697771 gene encoding uncharacterized protein isoform X1, with protein MGEEAELERIVAGQEDKMTAEAGSGSRGDHSPLDNSKKNCHQNETDKEDAAPASSSSSPSSEDKISVNKGKSCKGCLYYSSTFKSNSRNPLCVGISRSLPHVPRYMVSQSEMEASKEGRSLTDFRYACVGYSVYPDRKDHPRDVKEGETELPVCVGIEVLVDRRVTNAGTTPAHVHNKEDGAGIPQPRPRKPAQPAGDEFLTRFTRNANLVAMGVVKNMRKVGNRIKESVDDILYPYRRRPK; from the exons ATGGGTGAGGAAGCGGAGCTGGAGAGGATTGTGGCGGGTCAGGAGGATAAGATGACCGCGGAGGCCGGAAGCGGTAGCCGGGGAGATCACTCTCCCCTCGACAACAGCAAGAAGAATTGCCATCAAAATGAAACAGATAAAGAAGATGCTGCCCcagcctcctcctcctcctcaccATCATCGGAGGATAAAATTAGTGTGAACAAGGGGAAATCTTGCAAGGGCTGTCTGTATtattcttcaacttttaaatCCAATTCTCGCAACCCTCTTTGCGTCGGCATCAGCCGTTCCCTTCCCCATG TACCTCGATATATGGTTAGCCAGTCTGAGATGGAGGCCTCTAAAGAGGGCAGAAGCCTTACTGATTTTAGATATGCATGTGTTGGTTACTCGGTTTACCCTGATCGGAAAGATCATCCACGTGATGTAAAAGAGGGAGAAACAGAACTGCCTGTGTGTGTTGGAATTGAG GTTCTAGTGGATAGAAGAGTCACTAATGCTGGGACTACTCCTGCTCACGTCCATAACAAAGAAG ATGGTGCTGGAATTCCACAACCTCGTCCGCGTAAACCGGCACAGCCTGCTGGGGATGAGTTCTTAACCAG GTTCACTAGAAATGCGAACCTGGTTGCCATGGGTGTGGTGAAGAACATGCGTAAAGTAGGGAACCGAATAAAAGAGAGTGTTGATGACATTCTTTATCCTTATCGAAGACGCCCAAAATAG
- the LOC113700138 gene encoding uncharacterized protein has product MSSSSSSSSSSMLSPTQRYAAGALFGLALHQSQILQTSQLGSNDDDAGPTHDRTSSGSSSSDSVADDPQLWVHQSSHLLRPIFKYLDLDSKAWSGLEETSACTPVKHHVGAFLRLLSEETGDRSSEAADKELALSRGVDAMASSFESSPVDYESKKEKRREYENERREKFSTAENQQEMGGKPSTIEDIHVESTGEFDDKPSEELTMLDHTKKVAVLYELLSACLADTPEDSKKVKGRRRGYDARHRVALRLLATWFDIKWVKMEAIETMIACSAMALLKDEESREETQPPQSSWSKWKRGGIIGAAALTGGTLLAITGGLAAPAIAAGFSALAPTLGTLVPVIGASGFAAVASAAGGVAGSVAVAASFGAAGAGLTGTKMARRMGDVDEFEFKAIGQNHNQGRLAVEILISGFVCEEEDFVKPWEGIDGNLERYALQWESKHLLAVSTAIQDWLTSKISTELMRQGAMLTVLSSLVAALAWPATLLAATNFIDSKWTIALDRSDKAGTLLAEVLLNGLQGNRPVTLVGFSLGARVIFKCLQMLAEKDRSAGLVERVILLGAPLAIKDVNWEAARKVVAGRFVNAYSTNDWMLGIAFRASLLTQGLAGIQPVDVPGVENVDVTELIDGHSSYLWATPQIIEQLELDTPYPVLNRAVVKT; this is encoded by the exons ATGTCatcgtcttcttcttcttcgtcgTCGTCGATGTTATCACCGACGCAAAGGTATGCGGCGGGAGCTCTCTTTGGGCTGGCCCTTCACCAGTCTCAGATTCTCCAGACCTCTCAATTGGGCTCAAACGACGACGATGCCGGACCAACTCACGACCGCACCAGCAGCGGCAGCAGCAGTAGCGATTCTGTCGCCGACGATCCTCAGCTTTGGGTCCATCAGTCCTCCCACCTCCTCCGCCCCATCTTCAA GTATCTGGACTTAGATAGTAAAGCATGGTCAGGACTCGAGGAAACTTCTGCTTGTACACCCGTTAAACATCACGTTGGCGCG TTTTTGAGGCTGCTTTCTGAGGAAACGGGTGATAGATCTTCGGAAGCAGCTGATAAGGAGCTTGCTTTGTCAAGAGGTGTGGATGCAATGGCATCAAGTTTCGAGAGCAGTCCTGTTGATTACGAGTCTAAAAAGGAGAAGCGACGTGAGTACGAGAATGAACGTCGGGAGAAGTTTTCTACTGCTGAAAATCAGCAGgagatgggtggtaagccatccaCCATTGAAGACATACATGTCGAGTCAACTGGTGAATTTGATGACAAACCCTCGGAGGAGTTAACAATGCTTGACCACACAAAGAAAGTGGCAGTTCTCTATGAGCTTCTCTCAGCTTGTTTGGCTGACACACCTGAAGACAGTAAGAAAGTCAAAGGACGAAGAAGGGGCTATGATGCCCGGCACCGTGTGGCTTTGAGGTTGCTGGCAACTTGGTTTGACATAAAGTGGGTTAAAATG GAAGCAATTGAAACTATGATTGCTTGTTCTGCAATGGCTCTATTAAAAGATGAAGAATCAAGGGAAGAGACACAACCCCCACAAAGCTCCTGGTCTAAGTGGAAACGAGGAGGTATCATTGGTGCTGCTGCATTAACTGGAGGGACATTGTTGGCAATCACTGGTG GTTTAGCTGCTCCAGCAATTGCTGCAGGATTTAGTGCTTTAGCACCGACATTAGGGACCCTTGTCCCAGTGATTGGAGCAAGTGGGTTTGCTGCAGTTGCAAGTGCTGCAGGAGGTGTTGCAGGATCTGTTGCTGTTGCTGCTTCATTTGGGG CTGCTGGAGCTGGACTTACTGGGACCAAAATGGCCAGGAGAATGGGAGATGTGGATGAGTTTGAGTTCAAAGCTATTGGACAAAACCATAACCAAGGG AGGCTGGCGGTTGAGATCTTGATATCTGGATTTGTGTGTGAGGAGGAAGATTTTGTAAAACCTTGGGAAGGAATAGATGGTAACTTGGAAAG GTATGCACTGCAGTGGGAGTCTAAACATTTACTTGCAGTGAGCACAGCAATTCAGGATTGGCTTACTTCAA AAATATCTACTGAATTGATGAGGCAGGGGGCTATGTTGACTGTGTTAAGTTCACTTGTAGCGGCATTGGCTTGGCCAGCAACTTTACTTGCTGCTACTAATTTTATTGACAGCAAGTGGACGATTGCTTTGGACAG ATCAGATAAGGCGGGAACACTACTTGCAGAAGTGTTGCTTAATGGATTGCAAGGAAATAG GCCTGTGACCCTTGTAGGATTCTCGCTTGGAGCCAGAGTTATTTTCAAGTGCCTCCAGATGTTGGCTGAAAAAGATCGTAGTG CTGGACTGGTTGAACGAGTTATTCTTCTTGGGGCACCACTTGCAATTAAAGATGTTAATTGGGAGGCTGCAAGAAAG GTGGTGGCTGGAAGATTTGTGAACGCTTATTCTACAAATGATTGGATGCTTGGAATTGCATTTCGAGCTAG CCTTCTCACCCAAGGGTTAGCAGGAATTCAGCCGGTTGATGTTCCGGGAGTTGAGAAT GTTGATGTCACTGAACTCATTGATGGCCACTCTTCCTACCTATGGGCTACTCCACAAATTATAGAACAACTTGAACTGGATACCCCCTATCCTGTCCTCAATCGTGCTGTTGTGAAGACGTAG